A segment of the Trifolium pratense cultivar HEN17-A07 linkage group LG7, ARS_RC_1.1, whole genome shotgun sequence genome:
catgaggcagccaaaccctaattttattttccaaagaaattatatttttggaaaatatatttttgcgtttcaaaaatataactattgttttcaaaaatatatcactgctgccgcaattctagaagccctaattttgtcttgaagcccaagtcattctactactataaatacgaaggcaagcatatggtttcaagcatctaaaatcgtgttcttacaaagcgtgtgttttaggattttagagtgttaattgtgagcctttcttgtgtctcattgatgcaagcttaggacctgagtgttattgtgttgtaagtgtgaacttctcctaagctttgaagtacggagattgttctattatgttgtgtggtttactcgcaagcttttaagcaagagtgaatcctagtttcttaggagtgtgtctccacctgttgtgattgtggaattgaatagcagcgctgtctgtgttgctaaggtgggaattgggacggggtctcatatctaggagttcctaggtagaagtgtcattgggtagtgattaagtgacaagttgtaaacgggtgagtttagcttcgaagtaatactgctgatagtggacttcattcctggattggtatcccccagagtaggctttaggctgaactgggttaacaactctcgtgtgttatttactttactgtttgtattgttttatgttatttgctctgtttatagacaagtgttggcacaccagtaacaacatctgtctacaacagacaagtgttgctacaccttgagcaacacctgtccactgtgtgccaggaatttcaattggcatcagagcaggcaccctgttctgaattttagggtgagctccagggaaactttttctggcaaggatggacaaagaaggaggttttgctaccagaccacctcttctggttggtgcttcaaactatgactattggaagtcccgcatgatggcctttctaagacaaattgatagcaagacttggaaggcagttctgagagggtggactccacctgtgaagatggacaaagatggtaaaccaactcttgagttgaaatctgctgaagaatggtccaaagaagaggatgagcttgctcttgcaaactcaaaagcattatatgcactatataatggtgttgacaagcacatattcagactcattaaaaagtgtgtctctgctaaagaagcttggacaattcttgagactgttcatgaaggtacctctaaagtaaagctgtcaaagctacaactcctaacaacgaagtttgagaatcttagaatgaatgatgatgaaaccattcaggattttcacatgaccatacttgattttgacaatcaatttgatgccttgggtgaaaagatacctgaagaaaagctggtaagaaaaatgctcaggtctctacctaagaagtttgacatgaaagtcacagctatagaagaaccaaggatatcacagatatgaagctagatgaactggttggttcactacaaacctatgaggtagctacgAATGAAAAAATggataagaaaaagaaaagcattgcttttgttacaaatgctgaggaagaagatcaactgagtgacacagagtctgaacacagcatctctgatgcaatggttcttttgggaaaacaatttaataaggtgctaaagagaatggacaaacgctctaagacaggtgcagctgacactggtcgcaacacttacaggaatttcagaaaacctgtaacagatgagaaatcagctccaaataaaggtgttcaatgccatgaatgtgaggggtttggtcacattagaagtgaatgtggaaccttcctgaagaaacagaagaagggAATGACTGTAAcctggtcagatgaagattctgaggGAGAAGACaatactgcaaaggctatacatctattgacaagtgtttgcacatctgacactgaatcatgtgaagaagaactgacctttgatgaacttgctgaatcatataaaaagctgtgtctgaagagtgcagaagtctgcagagtctctgaagaacaaaaagaaacaatcactaagttgcaaactgagagagctgctaatatgtcaagaatctctgaatttagtactaaatgggaagatagtttaaagatcattgaggaacagaaggcaactatcatcaacttagaagctgacaagatcaaacaactgactgaaatagcccatctgaatgaagaggtaactgaattaaactctcatcttgagaatttaaagaagcatgttcttaggctattcaaaggaagtgatctagatgaaattctggaaactttgcctgctcctagtagatccaaaacaggcattgggtatgaatacaaaaatgttaataggattatggattacaacaaagaagggaaatatatgcatgagataagtaaacaaccgtctccaaaaatgcatgacaggatgtcgtcacacctgtctcctagacagcagagacaagtgttgccacatgtggcaccacatcagcaaagatggcagagacctaggtttatacctagaccaagaagcaggtaccattcatggagatgtcatcactgtggaagaaaggggcacataaggccttattgctacaaactgtatggttatccaagtgaaattccacaagaatctgatcaatccatcactaaaacaaagatggaatggaagcaaaaagatgatgcaaccaataccaaggagtatacagctgaaagcagtgggaaaagtttgattgcccatacatctctcagagcatcatcaaaagaagattggtactttgatagtggttgttccagacacatgactggtgttgaaaaatatttaaaggaagtaaaatcttatgccacaagttttgtgacatttggagatggagcaaagggggaaatcaaaggtattggaagacttattgaccatggtctaccaaaacttgaaaatgttctccttgtaaaaggactaactgccaatctaatcagtataagccaactatatgatcaaggcatgaaagtcaactttacaaaaaatgaatgtctggtcagcaataatgaaggagacatccttatgaggggtgttagatcaaaagacaactgctacttgtggatccctcttgaagaaggtaatgtatctacatgtctcttaactagaaatgaagaggttaagctgtggcatcaaaaattaggacaccttaacctgaagagcatgaagagagtcatatcagaagaagctgtcagaggactaccaatcttacagatacaggaaggcaatatctgtggtgaatgtcagattgggaagcaaaccaaagtgtcgcaccaaaagttgcaacacttgtccacctctagagttcttgagttactacatatggatcttatggggcccatacaagttgagagtcttggaggtaagaaatatgttcttgttattgttgatgacttctctaggtatacttgggtgaatttcattagggaaaaatctgagacttttgaagaattcaaaaatctttgtgtacaacttcaaaaagagaaagattgtggtattgtaagaatcaggagtgaccatggtaaggaatttgaaaactctaaatttgctgatttttgtgctgctgaaggaataattcatgaattttcttcaccaattacacctcaacaaaatggtgtggttgaaagaaagaatagaaccttacaggaatctgctagagtaatgttgcatgccaaaaatgttccttacaagttctgggctgaagccatgaatacagcatgttacattcacaatagagtaacattaagaaaaggtactgctacaacactgtatgaactatggaagaataggaagcctactgtgaagtacttccatgtgtttgggtcaaaatgttatattttggcagatagagaacctaggagaaaattggaccccaaaagtgatgaggggatatttttaggttactcaaccaacagcagagcctacagggtctTTAACTCCAGAataagaactatgatggaatcaattaatgttgttgttgatgacagtgatacaacaagtgcagatccagctgaagagacagatgtcataacacctgtcccaacacctgatgatgatcaaactgaacctgaacctgatcaacattctgaatctactacagaggttcctagaccaaacaagggaccatctactagaacacagaagaatcatcctctggaacttgtcattggaaatccaaatcaaggaattgcaacaagaagatcaaaagaagcaatctccaattcatgtttcatatcaaagattgaaccaaagaatgttaaagaagctttgactgatgaatactggatcaatgctatgcaggatgaactaactcagttcaaaagaagtgaggtatgggatctagtacctagaccagatggtataaatgttattggtacaaagtgggtgtacaagaacaaaactgatgaaaatggtgatattactagaaataaagccagacttgtagcacaaggatacacccagatagaaggagtagattttgatgaaacttttgctccagttgctcgcttggagtccataagattactcttggctgtggcatgcattctaaaattcaagctatatcaaatggatgtaaaaagtgcattcctaaatggctatctaaatgaagaggtatatgttgagcaaccaaaagggtttgtagatccaagctttcctaaccatgtttacaaactaaagaaagcactctatggattgaaacaagcccctagagcatggtatgaaagattgactgaattcctcgtcagccatggatacaagaagggtggtaatgataaaaccctgtttgttagagaagagaaagggaagctaatgatagctcagatatatgtggatgatattgtatttggtggaatgtcgcgacaaatggtggaacactttgtgcatcaaatgcaatctgaatttgaaatgagtcttgtaggtgagctaacttattttttaggtcttcaggtcaaacaaatggaagataccatatttatctctcaagaaaaatatgcaagaaacattgtgaagaaatttggaatggagggtggtagtcacaaaaggacacctgcacctacacacttgaagcttaccaaagatgagaaaggggttgatgtggatcaaagtctctataggagtatgattgggagcttactatatctcacagctagcaggcctgatatcatgtttgcagttggagtttgtgctagataccaatctgaacccaagatgagtcatctgactcaagtaaagaggatcttcaaatatgtcaatggcacatgtggctatggaattctatactctcatggtaatgattctaccttaattggatattgtgatgcagattgggctggaagtgctgatgatagaaagagcacctctggtgcatgtttcttcttaggaaacaatctagtatcttggtttagtaagaagcaaaatagcgtgtctctatcaacagctgaggcagaatatatagcagctgggagtagttgctctcaattgttatggatgagacaaatgttgaaagagtatagtgtggagcaaggtgtcatgacactttactgtgacaatctgagtgctataaacatttctaaaaatcctattcaacatagtaggactaagcacattgatatacgtcatcattttataagagaacttgtagaagaaaaaattgttacacttgagcacattgcatctgaagaacaattagcagacatttttactaaagctttggacgcaagtcaatttgaaaaattgagaggcaaacttggaatttgcctttttgaagacaaatagcagttacagcatgtaatgcgtgtaactacctctcttcacttaaagttacacgctaatcaaggaagttttcattcaacttcccacaacctccatcaaccacaatcattacttttcatccattctctctctcacgAACTCTCcatcttcctcatcaacatttcTCTAATCCTTACATTTCTCAGAAAATTTTACTCAATAATCATGTCTGATTCTGGAAAATCCTCACCAACGAAGAATGAAGATGTTCCGTCACCACAAGTGGCGATAAATGCTATCcctctcaacaccatacctGCCATAAGTCCAACGATAAGGAGAAAATCTGTTGCAAAGAAGGATAAATCATCTAGAACAAGtacaaatccttcatctccctccgcTTCGATTAAAGTTTCAAAGCGTAAGAGCAAGAAATCAAAGTCTGAATCAAGAAGAAGTTTTACAATatctgaactgcatgttgatccacttcCATCGAGTGGTGTTGCTACTCCTGTCGTAAAAGCTGCAGAGGttaatgttgacacatctggtaagaatTCTCTTAATCAAAACCTTAATGTTCCAAATCCTGGTGAAACCCTAGGTTTAAAAGATCCTGCTGTGtctgaaaaattggggaaaactgCTCCTAACCCCCCTACTGTTGTTGAtactaatattggtgcttccactgagaCCAATGAGGCTGTTGCTGCTGAGTCTCTCAAGAAAACtactcctgagactcatgttgcgccagatgttgcaacacatggcgctgcgccaaatgttgtgccagatgttaccacatctttggcacaggaAAATATTGAGGAtcattctgagtctgatgagagtcctcAACCTAAGTCTGCTGATAAAGAAACTGTTCCTAATAAGGTTGTAGATGAAAATCCTGAGGTTGTAATTGTTAATGAAACAACTGTGAGTGAAAAGTCTATTCCTGCAaattctgaagctagtgtggctaggaggactagaagtagggctggtaaaggtgtagagactgctaacacacctgtccaaacacccaaaccttcTAAGGCTAGAAAagatactggtaaaaagcctctgtatggacctccaaaacctgtcagtaaagtggtTCCTAGGACTGAAACTAAGAAGAGAAAGGCTCCACCAAATAGTGACTCTGATTTtgagccagagacagatgttgctgcatctggcagcacatctaggaaaagtataggaaggaagaaggttcctcaaactgttccctatgctcctttggATAATGTGTCATTCCATCTGGAAAATGGatctgcaagatggaaatttgtaTATCATAGGAGGCTGGCTctggaaagaaatttgaaagctgatattcttgaatgtccaagtattgttgaagctcttgagtatgctgggttgatgaaaactgtggtaggtttggacaagtgctatgacaggcttgtcaaagaatttttgatAAATGTGGCTGACAACTGTAATGATCCTGCAAGCCCTGAATACAGGCAGGTATTTGTTCGTGGTAAATGTGTTAAGTTCTCACCAACTAtaatcaaccaatatttgcaaaggGATTCTGATGAAGTGACTCCTTTAAAAGTCACagacaatgaggtctgcaaggtcctcactggtggaagAATAAAGGTTTGGCCAAGCAAGGCTAagttgtctgcaacttccctctctccattctatgctgttttaaataggattgctgcccataattgggtgcctacaacccACTCAGGAGATGTGGCAAGAGGATTGGGTAGGTTCatctatgctgtgggtaccaaggccaattttgactatggagcttatttctttcaagaaactttaagtCATGCTCTgacatatgctgttgagaagccagttgctctccccactctgctatgcaatatcattcttgagcaacacccagatatactaagaagtactgatgttccttgtaaaaggaaagggtgttggtgattgagcagaggctgctggatgggacaaatgctgcagcaggtgttggcacatctgtccagggtggtgtactttcaaggaagcagatgattgctgatcttACTGAGACTAGCAGAGCCCTTGaggcaagaaaattgaaaattgatcgtgtgattgaggcactgAAGGCTGAGGAGGCTACTGAGACTGTTGAGGGTGAGCCTAATGAACAAGAAGGAGAAGGAACGAGTGACTCTGAGGATGgctctgaggatgtgatggaggactctgatgaaagttcttcaatataattctgatgttttccttatatttttctgatgtacttttggtgtttctttgttgttcttttatgggcaaggccctgaatttctagcacctgtgtgtgctctatggtctgtaatatttGCACCCTAACACTTCTATTTCCTATGCATgctgtttgtctaaattgtggctaaaaagggggagtagtgtgtgtgtgtgacaagtgtgaagacagatgttctcacatctggtgactgtttttGTGCTaatgttcgtatgctcgtattgagggggagtgtgagtaatatgcatgtactgagggggagtagtgaatattctttctttaTCTGGTGTacgtatgcatgaattcagggggagtgtgagtgatattatctcttgatcgcctgaatgtatttgatgacaaatgttgtgccaagtgttgtggcacctgactattgagtccactatctcttatgactgagaatttatttttctcagatgttttatgggaatttatttttccctgttgttcttatgatgTATGGATGCgcgttaaactattaggagtttatttctcctatttcttagcatctactatgggagtttatttctcccttgtgttgttccatgaggctagttgtgttcttattccgctgttgcattgcctctgatgctacttaaaTATCTTTGAGgtagttttattatgtgttactttctttcctagttgtgtgatcatgttgactcgaaggaaaggtaatactatatctctctatatact
Coding sequences within it:
- the LOC123895728 gene encoding uncharacterized protein LOC123895728, yielding MSDSGKSSPTKNEDVPSPQVAINAIPLNTIPAISPTIRRKSVAKKDKSSRTSTNPSSPSASIKVSKRKSKKSKSESRRSFTISELHVDPLPSSGVATPVVKAAEVNVDTSGKNSLNQNLNVPNPGETLGLKDPAVSEKLGKTAPNPPTVVDTNIGASTETNEAVAAESLKKTTPETHENIEDHSESDESPQPKSADKETVPNKVVDENPEVVIVNETTVSEKLVKEFLINVADNCNDPASPEYRQVFVRGKCVKFSPTIINQYLQRDSDEVTPLKVTDNEVCKVLTGGRIKMIADLTETSRALEARKLKIDRVIEALKAEEATETVEGEPNEQEGEGTSDSEDGSEDM